The nucleotide sequence CGGAGCGCAACCGGTTACATCAGGCACAATTACAGCATCCATTTCAGCATCCTGTGCAGAGGGCAGCCGGATAAGGAAATCGTCAATTGAATAGCCATCATATTCCACTGATCCGTCAGAAGTGAATACGAATTTGAATTGTACCGGACCTACCACATTGTTCAATACGCTTAAACGGTACTCAGATTTTACCCAGCCGTTGCTGTTACCCTCCCAGCCGGGAAGGCTTGATGAAAGAAGCGATGCATTTGAATACCAGTTAATGGCATTCGGATCGCCAACAGTGCCAAGTACCTGCCAGGTATTGCCATCGGTAGTGTATTCAATGCGTACACCATCCCAGCTGGTTTCGGCATTGTAGTTGTGCCAGAAACTCATCTTGGCATTCACCGCCTGCGAAAAGTCGAACACCGGAGATAATAAAGCCGTATTCGCACTTGAGCTGTAGCCGGAGGTAAGGTCCACATCCCACGCATTTACACCCGAATAAGCACCGGTTGTAGCGCCGAATGCAGGCGTACCGTATTCCCAGTCTGAATTTCCTGAGGTGGTTTGTACAGACCACAAGCCATTATTCGACTCAAAATCATCGAAGAAGGGGAACACAATTCCGGCAAATGCCACAAACTGGCGGCAACCAGAGGTGGGCTCGGTAGCCGTATTGGACGCCGGCGATGCATCGAATGCGGTAACGTAATAACAAACCGTGTCTGAATCGTTTACTGCGGGGATACTACCTACCCAGAGGTTGCCTGAGGTGTTGGTCATACCCACCGCCTGCTGCGGACCACCGTTTACGGTATAGTAAACCGTAGCGGTGTCAACACCGGATGCATCGGTAATACTGGTAGTAATGGCGAAGGGTCCGAGTGAGAAAAGGTTGTTCAGAAAAATCGGGCTTACGTAAGTAATTACCGGCGGATTGAGCTCAGAAGGAGCTACGGTTACTACAATATTATCGAGCAGCCAGCCGTAAGCACCGTTGGGGCCGTTAGCATTTCCGTCGTTGAGTTTGAAACGGATCATTACGTTGGCCGCGTTGCCACAAAGGTTTGAAATATCAAACGTTTCGTGTTTCCACCAGGTGTTGTTAGGCACAGCCGCATCGTTGCCCGGCTGCCAGTCGCTGTAAGAACCGGCGCAGAAACGGTTGTTGATGGCGGCAAACTGACCGCTTCCGAGATAATGCGAAGCCACAACGGCCTGCCAGGTGTTTCCGTTATCGTTGGAAACCTCCAGACGGGCATTATCGAAAAACTGAATTTTACAGATTTGGTCAAAATCGAGCAAAACGAACGCATTACCAAGCGTACTGAATGAAATGGTAGTGAGCTTGGAGGAGTCGTTAAGTGCGATCTGGTTGCGGTAACTCCGCAAGCCACCTGCCTGATAGGTTGTGTTGGAACTCCAGGTCGGATTACCCGTGGAGGTTACGGAATCTGCTGTTTCAAAATCTTCGTGAAACACCACTGTTTGTGCGCCTGCAGCAAATGCAGCAACCATTCCGCAAATCAGAAGTAATGTTTTTTTCATGTAGTTTGGATATTGCCTTAACCCAAAGGTAAGGAAAGTATGTGTGTACACGAAACCTGTTCCATGTTTTCTTCGTAAACCGGAAGTTCAACCCGGATAACATTATGGTGAAACCGGAAAATTGCAACAAAACCCCAAACTGTTTTTCACCCATCAGACACGTGCGACAAGTCTGTTTTTTCGCTGGCTTTATCAATTTTAAATTAAAAAACACTTACATCTCTTATTCACATCGTAAGCGCATATTCCCCCATGCTTCCCGGAAATTATTCATCGGATACCCAATTTCATTTACTAATTGTACGCATTACTAAATGAGAGGCCGTTAGAATTCATTGTTCCGCACAGCCTCTGAATGCAGATCCGACATAATCCAAAAGCCCGCCGGAATTACCGGCGGGCTTTCATGTTGCGAACGTTCAGGCTTACGGGACTGAAACGTTTTATCGGTTAACTACAACTTTGATGGTTTGTGATACTGAGCCTGTAGCTACACGTACAAAGTAGATACCGTTTTCCCAGTTGGTCACATCGTAGCTGAGGTTATTATTTCCGCTGTTGAGCGACTTGTTCTCGTTAATGAGAAGCTTGCCGGTCATATCGAAAGCAGTGATCTGCACATCGTTATTATCAACCAGTGAAATGTTCAGGTTGAACTGTTCGCCTGCGGGGTTCGGATACAGGGTGATGCTGTTGATTTCCTGCTGCTCCTGTACACCTACGAAGAACGGAATTACCTGCGTAATGGTGTCGGTGCAACCCTGTGCATTGGTTACCACGAGGGTTACGGTGAAGTTGCCGCTGCTCAGGTAAACGTGCTGCGGTGCGGCTGCGGTTGAGCTGCTGTTGTCGCCGAAATCCCAGTTGTAAACCGTACCACCTGTTGATGAGTTGGTGAAGGTTACAATGTTGTTGATGGTAGAGAAGGTGAAACCGGCAGTGGGAGCAGGATTAACTACTACGGTAACCGGAGCAGAGGCACCCACACCATTGCAGGCATTGCTGTTGGTTACAGTTACGCTGTATGAACCTGCAGCAGAAACGGTGATGCTTTGTGTGGTAGCACCTGTGCTCCAGAGGTAAGTATCGGCAATGCTTGAGGTGAGGGTAACTGTTTCGCCGGGGCAAAGTGTGGTGCTGCCGGTGGCCTGTACGGTGGGAGCAGGTGAATTGCTCACCGAAACCTGTACTGCGTTTGAAGTAGCGGTGCAACCATTTGCATCGGTGTAAACTACCGAGTAGCTGCCAGAGGTGGTAACAGTGATGCTCTGGCTGGTAGCGGTATTGCTCCACAGGTTACCTGTAGCCTGGCTTGAGCTGAGTGTTACACTGTCGCCGGTACAGAACGTGGTGGGGCCGCTGGCGGTGATGCTGGGCGCAGCAGGATTGGCATTTACAGTTACTGTGGTAGCAGCCGAAGTAGCGCTGCAGCCGTTTGCATCGGTGTAGGTTACATCAAATGTACCTGAGGCATTTACGGTAATAGACTGTGAGGTGGCGTTGTTGCTCCACAGCAAACCTGAAGCCTGGCTGGCGGTGAGTTGTACTGAACCGCCGTTGCAGAAGGTTACCGGGCCGTTGGCCGCAATGGTGGGTACTGCGGGCAGGGCGTTAACGGTAACGGTGATCGAGTTGGTTACAGCCTCGCAACCATTGGGCTTCATTACGGTGCAGGAATAAGTGCCGCTTTGGGTTACGCTGATGGTAGCGGTGGTGGCACCGTTGCTCCAGAGGTAAGAAGAAGCACCGGCTGTGGTGGCATCAAGTGAAACCGAGCCACCCTGGCAGAATGTAGTAGCACCCTGTGCAGTAGCAGAAGCAGTAAATACGTTGTTGATAGCTGCATTGTAAGGCTGGTTCTGGCAGTCGAATTCTGACCAGCAGGCCATCCAGTTACCTGTGGGGCCGAAAGCACCGATGTAGCTGGTGGGGGTAAAGAATGAGTTGCTCAGGTTGGCATTGCTGAAAGAAGCACCGCTGTTGAGGGGCGATGAAGCACTGATGAGCAGATCAGGATTGGTGAGGCTGAGGTTGTTGATACCCAGTGAAGAAGCCAGACCAATGGTTTGGTTGTTGAAACCGGCAGTAGCAAACCAGGTACTGATGTTGAATGCGCCGTTTACGTTGTTGGGGTTTGCAGCTGTTGAAGCAGCAAGTGTATCGGTCATTTGCACCAGTGCTGTGTTACGGAACTGGAGATCGCCGGCGGTAGCGTTGCCCTGTGTAGATGAGCTTTCGATGAGCAGACCTGTGGGATAACCGGCAAATACAGAGTTGTACACACAGGTACGTGTGTTGCGGCGCAGGTGCAGTGCACGACGGTAGAGGCTGTTGATGGTGCTGTTGAAGCAAAGCGGGCCATATACCGAAATGTTTGAGAAAATGGGCTGGGTAATGGGTGTGTTGCCAGTACCAGTAGCATCATTGTCCGACTCGAAACCATTTGAGCCCGACTGGTCGGCAATATTGGGATCGCGAAGCACTACACCAAACTGGATGCTGCCTTTGAAACCGTTGTCGGTATCAAAATCATCATCCCATGCACGGTAAGAAATAAGGTATTTGCAGTTTACGGTACCGCCAAACCATTCAAAAGCATCGTCGCCAGAGTAGGAAACCTGCACGTGCTCGATTACGGTTTTGCGACCTACACCGCCCATGGTAAGGCCGTTGATTTCGCTATTGGGCTGGAAAGCCACACCGGGATACTCAATGCGCACGTAGCGGATAACACCTGAGCTGTCGTTGTCATTAGGTGTAGCGCCGCCACCGTAAATTGTGCCTACGCCACCTTCAATTACGCCTTCGCCGGCAGCAGTGCCGTTTGCAGCGTTAGCGGGCAGGTTTACAGAAGCGCGGCCACAGATAATAAGACCGCCCCAGTCGCCGTAAGAGCGCTGGCCCACGGCTTTCTGCGATGTAAATACGATGGGCTGTTCGGCAGTACCATCGGCAATAAGTTTTGCATCGCGCTCAATAATCAAAGCACCTTTCGAAACGAAATCGCCTTTGATGATTGTGCCGGGCTGAATGGTGAGCGTAACACCGGGTTTTACATATACCCAGCCGTTGAGCAGATAAATGTTGTTGGAGGTCCAGGTTTCATTTGCTGTAATGTTACCTGATTTAATGATCTGCGCATCGGCCGAAACGAAGGCTGCTACTGCAAGACCAAGGGTAAGTAAAAACTTTTTCATGTTGTGTTTGCGTTTAATCGCGTTTGAGGAATTTAATCGCGTCACAAAAGTATTCCCGGTGTATGATGTCACTGTAAATACCAGTTTATCTTAAATAGTGGTTCAGGTTATTGCTATGTAAACTCGCCATTAAAACAAAAGCGGCTCAATGACGAGCCGCTTTTGAAAACCAGTTACCAGACAATTATTTACCCGTGGCATCTTTCGGTTCGAGCAAACGCACGGTAATACCAAAAGTAAAATACGAACCCCGGCGGAAAGCCTGAATGCGCTGATCGCCTTCGCGGTCGAGTTTACTGTCGAGATTTGCATCCTGCAGCATCAGGAATTCCATATTCAGCAGATCTGACGCATTAAACCGCACATCAATGTTCTTGCGTTTACCCATTGTTTTCACAACCGATAAATCAAGCTGATGGCGCGGCATTTCGTAAATATCGGCAATAGACAGCGAAGGGATACCGGCAATTACAATACGCGGCCCCACTACATTGTACGAGGTATTGATTTGCCAGCCGGTTGAATCGCTTGTCCAGAAAAGCCCCATATTCACCACATACGGCGACTGTCCCATCATCGGGCGGCCCACATTATCATTTTCGCTCAGCTTAATATCGCTGAAAATGTAGGAGGCATTAGCCACCACACCAAAATTTCTGATTACCGGAATGCCAATACTGTCGAGGCGTTTACGCACTTCAAACTCAACACCGTAGTTGTTTGCCTGCAACGCATTGCCCCAGGTAAAACCGCGCACACCACCCGAACCGAGACCGGGGAAGAAGTAAAGTTCGATCGGATTATTGAATTGCTTGTAGAAGAATCCGAGCGTAATATTTTCGCCCATGCGCGGATAAAACTCAAAACGCAGATCGTAGTTGTTCACATCGGGGGTTTTGAGCGAATCGTTGCCCTGATAAATACTGTTGAATACGAAATCGTAAAAGGTAAGCGGTGCAATTTCGCGGAACTCAGGGCGGTTAATG is from Bacteroidota bacterium and encodes:
- a CDS encoding T9SS type A sorting domain-containing protein, producing MKKFLLTLGLAVAAFVSADAQIIKSGNITANETWTSNNIYLLNGWVYVKPGVTLTIQPGTIIKGDFVSKGALIIERDAKLIADGTAEQPIVFTSQKAVGQRSYGDWGGLIICGRASVNLPANAANGTAAGEGVIEGGVGTIYGGGATPNDNDSSGVIRYVRIEYPGVAFQPNSEINGLTMGGVGRKTVIEHVQVSYSGDDAFEWFGGTVNCKYLISYRAWDDDFDTDNGFKGSIQFGVVLRDPNIADQSGSNGFESDNDATGTGNTPITQPIFSNISVYGPLCFNSTINSLYRRALHLRRNTRTCVYNSVFAGYPTGLLIESSSTQGNATAGDLQFRNTALVQMTDTLAASTAANPNNVNGAFNISTWFATAGFNNQTIGLASSLGINNLSLTNPDLLISASSPLNSGASFSNANLSNSFFTPTSYIGAFGPTGNWMACWSEFDCQNQPYNAAINNVFTASATAQGATTFCQGGSVSLDATTAGASSYLWSNGATTATISVTQSGTYSCTVMKPNGCEAVTNSITVTVNALPAVPTIAANGPVTFCNGGSVQLTASQASGLLWSNNATSQSITVNASGTFDVTYTDANGCSATSAATTVTVNANPAAPSITASGPTTFCTGDSVTLSSSQATGNLWSNTATSQSITVTTSGSYSVVYTDANGCTATSNAVQVSVSNSPAPTVQATGSTTLCPGETVTLTSSIADTYLWSTGATTQSITVSAAGSYSVTVTNSNACNGVGASAPVTVVVNPAPTAGFTFSTINNIVTFTNSSTGGTVYNWDFGDNSSSTAAAPQHVYLSSGNFTVTLVVTNAQGCTDTITQVIPFFVGVQEQQEINSITLYPNPAGEQFNLNISLVDNNDVQITAFDMTGKLLINENKSLNSGNNNLSYDVTNWENGIYFVRVATGSVSQTIKVVVNR